Part of the Nicotiana sylvestris chromosome 2, ASM39365v2, whole genome shotgun sequence genome, gtcgaatgcactcgaatacaacaactgattagctggacttccccgATTCACgtctatttttgctattgtattcatgaatacagtagcttaaatacatctaatatatcttataacaacagaaaacgtatctacaattcataatatagtaaatgatatttatagatagctaattaccactaaaagatagtgctttatgaaaatttctctttgtAAAACTATTAGCTTAGCTGTCAAAATCATTTAAGAACGTCACAAGATAGATGGACTTGTAATTTCCTTTTATATGACAAAAATTTTCTTCTTAGTCTAAAAGAATGACTTCctttaatttttgaaaacaaacttCTAATGTCCTTAAATGACATGATTTCTAGCCAAAAATGTTTAGACATGTTATAAACATACATTTCAAAAGTTTGTCTGTCTTGTTTAAACTCCATATCCGGTCAAAGACCTTCATATGATCTTTACGTCATGACAAAAAACAAATATGCCAATAAACAAGAGGAACTTGCGTATGGTCGGTCGCCAACCTCAGAAAAAATGAGCAGATTTTCATATTCTCTTTCCCTCGATGGATTTTGGCAGAACGCAGAAAGATTGGAGAGAAACAGGGGTGGAGTTAACAGCTGCCCGTCATCAGTAAGTTAAAACCCATAGCAGATGGTAGTTAGGTATCCTTCATTTAATGCAATTTTACTGCTAACAATTCTACGAGCACCATGAAGTTGAAAATTCACCAATTGACATTCTTACAGCAGCCTATAGTGGCTGTATCTGCAACGGGATTCAGTTGAACCCCTTCCGCCAGTTTGACTCCACCACCGGGAGTAGTTGGCCAAAACACGTGACTCTTGGTATCCATATTATCATAATTTATTGTACTATTTCAACCAAATTAATTATGTAATTGGTCCGTTCTATACATATATAGAGAGAGAATTCGCGAGTTACTTGTACAGCGTTCAAGTTGCAGCTCCAATTCAGAACTTCCACTCATATTTGaaaaagatggaattacattatatataaaaataaaatgcaTTATACAAAAATGTGGTAGCACAGTAGTTGTTTATTTAAAGCTTGACGAAGTTTAACAGGCTACAACTCTATGTCTATAGTATCATTTAGAGCAGAGCCAAGTGGCTAATATCAAAAGGATAGACATCAGTGCGTAGAAGAGCAGAGTAAGCTCTTGTAGCAGTGACCTTATTGGGAATTTCTGCGGGGtggaaaccatcccaaaaatagtGTGATGCTCTATCACTGCAAGCACCGCCTCCATATTTGCACTGCCCGTTAGCTATAGTGCTTGTCATTTCGCAGCACGGTTCAAGTAGATTTGTTATACCTGcaaccaaaattatcaaaatatgtAAAACGATGATCCACCACAAATGATATTCTGTTGTGAAGTTATAGAAATGTGTCGCGATCAGGAGCACATCTAAGATGGGTTCTATATATTCAATTTAACTCCTTGTTTTTGGCATGAAAATAATAAGATCACATTCATTTTAAAATCACTAAGTTCTAGATCATGGATCCGACTCTAGTTGTGATATGTTTAACATACCGATAGATGAAGGATCTCTTATTTCAATGCTTGTTGAATTTACATAGATGAATTCTGTGTTGGGCAAGTTACTGTTGAGGTCATCGATCATTGGTATAAGCTTGTCATCAAAGTATTGAACTGCTTTATTTATTGAATCGACACATGCTGAGTCCTTTGTTCCATACAAGTCCAACTCTGCTGGAATACAACCTATTCCTCCGAGCCCAAACACAGCAACTTTTCTTGCTCCGTATCTGTACAAAGTCTGTTTTGctaccaaagaatgaattgcagGCTTAAATGAGAGAAACTGATTGATGGAAACTGCATTTGTATACCTTTAATTGTTTTTCATATTGCTGAATAAGGATTGTAGCATACTTTTCTGGTTTGTACAAAAGGCTTGATGGGTAGAACTGAGGCAGCAAGTAATTGTTGATGTAATCATTGTTGCCCATTCCAACAATGTATATACATTTGCTTAGATACTCTTTGGTTAAAGTCTTATTATTTTCAAGCAAAGTAGACATGTGGGAAATCGTCACTTTATGATTTCGCAATTGCCTATTCAAGCTGATTCTATCTCCCTGAAAAAAAAGATGAATTGAGTTATCTAAAGTTCGAAGTCCACATCTGAGTCTTATAGTTTAGCTAAGATGTCTCTAAAATGAATCTGGTAGTATTCTAATTGTTGCCTTTAGTCTAAAAAAGTTATAAATACAAATAATGCTCTTCCTAGAGAAGGGATATGTTGAAGTATTACCAGATGAATTCCTGACTCATCAAGAATTCCAGCAGCACCAGATGCATAGTTCACCCCTCTAAACATCTCCACACCCTTCACTGTTGCAAATGGCTCAATATACTTATCGAAACCCAATAGTTCAGCTGCAAGTATAGGAAATATTCAGTTAGGATCCACCACATTGTGACAGTTCAGGAATATTCAATTAAAGTAGGGGGTTTTGTACCATTACTAAGAGGTTGCTTTAGTTAAAACATTACTACATAAATGCCCACATTTATCGTGC contains:
- the LOC104243386 gene encoding GDSL esterase/lipase At1g29670-like, which gives rise to MASGIIVWLLVMATLKLNPLLVKGEQQVPCLFIMGDSTYDNGNNNNLLTAAKANYPPYGIDFPDGPTGRFTNGRNIADFIAELLGFDKYIEPFATVKGVEMFRGVNYASGAAGILDESGIHLGDRISLNRQLRNHKVTISHMSTLLENNKTLTKEYLSKCIYIVGMGNNDYINNYLLPQFYPSSLLYKPEKYATILIQQYEKQLKTLYRYGARKVAVFGLGGIGCIPAELDLYGTKDSACVDSINKAVQYFDDKLIPMIDDLNSNLPNTEFIYVNSTSIEIRDPSSIGITNLLEPCCEMTSTIANGQCKYGGGACSDRASHYFWDGFHPAEIPNKVTATRAYSALLRTDVYPFDISHLALL